Proteins encoded within one genomic window of Ranitomeya variabilis isolate aRanVar5 chromosome 4, aRanVar5.hap1, whole genome shotgun sequence:
- the LOC143768533 gene encoding uncharacterized protein LOC143768533 isoform X2 has protein sequence MSGVKGASGGGSVKGSSGGNCGGGFQQGGSGGGYQQGGSGGGYQQGSSGGDCGGGYQQGGIGGGYQQGGSGGGCQQGGSGGGYQQGSSGGDCGGGYQLGGSGGGYQHGGSGGGCQQGGSGGGCQQGGSGGGYQQGSSGGGYQQGGSGSGCQQGGSGDGYQQGGSGGGCQQGGSGGGYQQGGSGGGYQQGGSGGGYQQGGSGSGCQQGGSSGGYQQGGSGGGCQQGGSGSGYQQGGSGGGCQQGGSGGGYQQGGSGGGYQQGGSGGDCGGAHGQQSLTMCGGGQQQGGFHTSGGIGQGSCGGDDKSGGGAGCGQGTDSCGGSISGSGACKK, from the exons ATGTCTGGTGTTAAAGGTGCATCTGGTGGTGGAAGCGTAAAAGGCAGTTCTGGTGGTAATTGTGGTGGTGGATTTCAGCAAGGAGGCTCCGGTGGTGGGTATCAGCAAGGAGGTTCAGGAGGAGGTTATCAACAAGGCAGTTCTGGAGGCGACTGTGGTGGTGGATATCAGCAAGGAGGCATTGGTGGAGGATATCAGCAAGGTGGATCTGGTGGTGGTTGTCAGCAAGGTGGCTCAGGTGGTGGATATCAACAAGGTAGCTCTGGAGGAGACTGTGGTGGGGGATATCAGCTAGGTGGCTCCGGAGGTGGATATCAGCATGGCGGCTCTGGTGGCGGATGTCAGCAAGGCGGCTCCGGAGGTGGATGTCAGCAAGGTGGCTCCGGTGGTGGATATCAGCAAGGCAGCTCCGGAGGCGGATATCAACAAGGTGGTTCCGGTAGCGGATGTCAGCAAGGTGGCTCCGGTGACGGATATCAGCAAGGCGGCTCCGGTGGTGGATGTCAGCAAGGTGGCTCCGGCGGCGGATATCAGCAAGGCGGCTCTGGTGGAGGATATCAGCAAGGTGGCTCTGGAGGCGGATATCAACAAGGTGGTTCCGGTAGCGGATGTCAGCAAGGTGGCTCCAGTGGTGGATATCAGCAAGGCGGCTCCGGAGGTGGATGTCAGCAAGGTGGCTCTGGTAGCGGATATCAGCAAGGCGGCTCCGGAGGCGGATGTCAGCAAGGTGGCTCTGGTGGCGGATATCAGCAAGGCGGTTCTGGTGGCGGATATCAGCAAGGCGGCTCTGGTGGAGACTGCGGTGGTGCACATGGCCAGCAGAGCTTAACCATGTGTGGCGGTGGACAGCAACAAGGAGGATTCCATACAT CTGGAGGCATTGGACAAGGTTCATGTGGCGGTGACGATAAATCAG GAGGTGGTGCTGGATGTGGCCAAGGCACGGATTCCTGTGGTGGCAGCATATCAG GATCAGGAGCATGCAAGAAGTAA
- the LOC143768533 gene encoding uncharacterized protein LOC143768533 isoform X1: protein MSGVKGASGGGSVKGSSGGNCGGGFQQGGSGGGYQQGGSGGGYQQGSSGGDCGGGYQQGGIGGGYQQGGSGGGCQQGGSGGGYQQGSSGGDCGGGYQLGGSGGGYQHGGSGGGCQQGGSGGGCQQGGSGGGYQQGSSGGGYQQGGSGSGCQQGGSGDGYQQGGSGGGCQQGGSGGGYQQGGSGGGYQQGGSGGGYQQGGSGSGCQQGGSSGGYQQGGSGGGCQQGGSGSGYQQGGSGGGCQQGGSGGGYQQGGSGGGYQQGGSGGDCGGAHGQQSLTMCGGGQQQGGFHTSGGIGQGSCGGDDKSGGGAGCGQGTDSCGGSISDGGIGKGSGSGSGSGSGSGACKK, encoded by the exons ATGTCTGGTGTTAAAGGTGCATCTGGTGGTGGAAGCGTAAAAGGCAGTTCTGGTGGTAATTGTGGTGGTGGATTTCAGCAAGGAGGCTCCGGTGGTGGGTATCAGCAAGGAGGTTCAGGAGGAGGTTATCAACAAGGCAGTTCTGGAGGCGACTGTGGTGGTGGATATCAGCAAGGAGGCATTGGTGGAGGATATCAGCAAGGTGGATCTGGTGGTGGTTGTCAGCAAGGTGGCTCAGGTGGTGGATATCAACAAGGTAGCTCTGGAGGAGACTGTGGTGGGGGATATCAGCTAGGTGGCTCCGGAGGTGGATATCAGCATGGCGGCTCTGGTGGCGGATGTCAGCAAGGCGGCTCCGGAGGTGGATGTCAGCAAGGTGGCTCCGGTGGTGGATATCAGCAAGGCAGCTCCGGAGGCGGATATCAACAAGGTGGTTCCGGTAGCGGATGTCAGCAAGGTGGCTCCGGTGACGGATATCAGCAAGGCGGCTCCGGTGGTGGATGTCAGCAAGGTGGCTCCGGCGGCGGATATCAGCAAGGCGGCTCTGGTGGAGGATATCAGCAAGGTGGCTCTGGAGGCGGATATCAACAAGGTGGTTCCGGTAGCGGATGTCAGCAAGGTGGCTCCAGTGGTGGATATCAGCAAGGCGGCTCCGGAGGTGGATGTCAGCAAGGTGGCTCTGGTAGCGGATATCAGCAAGGCGGCTCCGGAGGCGGATGTCAGCAAGGTGGCTCTGGTGGCGGATATCAGCAAGGCGGTTCTGGTGGCGGATATCAGCAAGGCGGCTCTGGTGGAGACTGCGGTGGTGCACATGGCCAGCAGAGCTTAACCATGTGTGGCGGTGGACAGCAACAAGGAGGATTCCATACAT CTGGAGGCATTGGACAAGGTTCATGTGGCGGTGACGATAAATCAG GAGGTGGTGCTGGATGTGGCCAAGGCACGGATTCCTGTGGTGGCAGCATATCAG ATGGTGGCATTGGCAAAGGATCAGGATCAGGATCAGGATCAGGATCAGGATCAGGAGCATGCAAGAAGTAA